The following coding sequences lie in one Apium graveolens cultivar Ventura chromosome 3, ASM990537v1, whole genome shotgun sequence genomic window:
- the LOC141712034 gene encoding senescence-associated carboxylesterase 101-like isoform X2: MNQFNYEEELGNHLVSSDLPSKCWAHIKVVNQETQQQQQQQQVVKYKRFDGQSPGDVTIIAFSCSPTCISSEGQRLVSSADLNFDHFKFLSTTSNPSFSIHNLAVQLFRSLPAQLFQEKIDSRKPLIITGHSHGGSVASLFTLWLLNNTYHTIEHRKTKLPICLTFGSPLLGDQGLQKAILSRSNWASCFVHVVSTQDPIPGLFLTPHNTIDSESNSESKYKSFGLYLFCSVSGVACFSQPEFVLELLGSFSSQNRHLNDYGLVLEGLKGKAIVRGTHLAGFDNNTLRTGIILQLQAIGMHDMQKNELIRRIETKQKESLEHKANYEVGLDENLKKMKIAMAYMEWYKKVTRTRGGYYDSYKSPTESGEIRSKANLVPHQITLTKSWTHTVNEAKKTDGKYLQFRLLMAGNNYRRMVEPLEIAKYYKQGLKDYWAGGRSEHYILLEKWLNDANSSFPQKQDNMPTTRTEPCSFNEDSCFWAHVEEALILVNMLCDEESSPQNEQLFRKLKHFEDYVMDSKNKHILDPEVFLEQSSFMKWWGIYSAHKGTSYDSPLAKFMGDKEYEALLRAL, encoded by the exons ATGAACCA GTTCAATTATGAAGAAGAGCTGGGGAATCATCTGGTAAGCTCAGATCTTCCATCCAAGTGCTGGGCTCATATTAAGGTGGTCAATCAAGAaacccaacaacaacaacaacaacaacaagttGTTAAATACAAACGTTTTGATGGTCAGAGTCCTGGTGATGTTACTATTATAGCCTTTTCTTGCTCACCTACCTGCATTTCTAGTGAGGGTCAACGTTTAGTTTCATCTGCAGACCTCAACTTTGATCACTTTAAGTTTCTTTCCACAACTTCCAACCCATCCTTCTCCATTCATAACCTTGCTGTACAACTCTTTCGTTCCCTCCCTGCTCAACTCTTTCAAGAAAAG ATTGATAGTAGAAAACCCTTAATCATTACTGGGCATTCTCACGGGGGATCTGTTGCCTCACTTTTTACACTCTGGCTGCTAAACAACACCTACCACACAATAGAGCACAGAAAAACCAAATTGCCAATTTGCTTAACTTTTGGGTCACCCTTACTTGGCGATCAAGGCCTTCAAAAAGCCATATTATCACGCTCCAATTGGGCTTCATGCTTTGTGCATGTAGTCTCAACGCAAGACCCGATCCCCGGATTGTTCCTCACACCCCACAACACCATCGACTCGGAGTCAAATTCCGAAAGTAAATATAAGTCTTTTGGTTTATATCTCTTTTGCTCTGTATCTGGTGTTGCTTGTTTCTCCCAACCCGAGTTTGTCCTGGAACTATTAGGGTCCTTTAGTTCACAGAATCGACACTTGAATGACTATGGATTGGTTTTGGAAGGCCTTAAAGGTAAGGCCATTGTGAGAGGCACACATCTAGCTGGATTTGATAACAATACATTGCGCACTGGGATCATATTACAACTACAGGCAATTGGAATGCATGATATGCAG AAAAATGAGTTGATCAGAAGAATCGAAACAAAGCAGAAGGAATCCTTGGAACACAAAGCTAATTATGAAGTTGGTTTAGATGAGAATTTGAAGAAGATGAAAATAGCAATGGCCTATATGGAGTGGTACAAGAAGGTGACAAGGACTAGAGGAGGTTACTACGACTCGTACAAAAGTCCAACTGAAAGCGGAGAAATAAGAAGTAAAGCAAATCTGGTACCGCACCAAATAACTCTAACCAAGAGTTGGACACATACCGTCAATGAAGCAAAGAAAACTGATGGAAAATATCTTCAGTTTCGCCTCCTCATGGCAGGAAATAACTATAGGAGGATGGTGGAACCACTTGAAATAGCAAAGTACTACAAACAAGGCCTGAAAGACTATTGGGCTGGAGGAAGATCAGAGCATTATATTTTGTTGGAGAAATGGTTGAATGATGCCAACTCCAGCTTCCCTCAAAAACAGGATAATATGCCAACCACGAGAACCGAACCTTGTAGTTTTAATGAGGATTCTTGCTTTTGGGCACATGTGGAAGAGGCCTTAATTTTGGTCAATATGTTATGCGATGAGGAGAGCTCTCCCCAGAATGAGCAACTATTCAGAAAACTGAAGCACTTCGAGGACTATGTCATGGATTCAAAAAATAAACATATACTAGACCCTGAGGTTTTCCTGGAACAAAGCAGCTTTATGAAATGGTGGGGCATTTACAGTGCTCACAAAGGAACTTCTTACGATTCTCCTTTGGCTAAATTTATGGGGGATAAAGAATATGAAGCTTTGTTGAGGGCCTTGTAG
- the LOC141712034 gene encoding senescence-associated carboxylesterase 101-like isoform X1 translates to MNQFNYEEELGNHLVSSDLPSKCWAHIKVVNQETQQQQQQQQVVKYKRFDGQSPGDVTIIAFSCSPTCISSEGQRLVSSADLNFDHFKFLSTTSNPSFSIHNLAVQLFRSLPAQLFQEKIDSRKPLIITGHSHGGSVASLFTLWLLNNTYHTIEHRKTKLPICLTFGSPLLGDQGLQKAILSRSNWASCFVHVVSTQDPIPGLFLTPHNTIDSESNSESKYKSFGLYLFCSVSGVACFSQPEFVLELLGSFSSQNRHLNDYGLVLEGLKGKAIVRGTHLAGFDNNTLRTGIILQLQAIGMHDMQLQKNELIRRIETKQKESLEHKANYEVGLDENLKKMKIAMAYMEWYKKVTRTRGGYYDSYKSPTESGEIRSKANLVPHQITLTKSWTHTVNEAKKTDGKYLQFRLLMAGNNYRRMVEPLEIAKYYKQGLKDYWAGGRSEHYILLEKWLNDANSSFPQKQDNMPTTRTEPCSFNEDSCFWAHVEEALILVNMLCDEESSPQNEQLFRKLKHFEDYVMDSKNKHILDPEVFLEQSSFMKWWGIYSAHKGTSYDSPLAKFMGDKEYEALLRAL, encoded by the exons ATGAACCA GTTCAATTATGAAGAAGAGCTGGGGAATCATCTGGTAAGCTCAGATCTTCCATCCAAGTGCTGGGCTCATATTAAGGTGGTCAATCAAGAaacccaacaacaacaacaacaacaacaagttGTTAAATACAAACGTTTTGATGGTCAGAGTCCTGGTGATGTTACTATTATAGCCTTTTCTTGCTCACCTACCTGCATTTCTAGTGAGGGTCAACGTTTAGTTTCATCTGCAGACCTCAACTTTGATCACTTTAAGTTTCTTTCCACAACTTCCAACCCATCCTTCTCCATTCATAACCTTGCTGTACAACTCTTTCGTTCCCTCCCTGCTCAACTCTTTCAAGAAAAG ATTGATAGTAGAAAACCCTTAATCATTACTGGGCATTCTCACGGGGGATCTGTTGCCTCACTTTTTACACTCTGGCTGCTAAACAACACCTACCACACAATAGAGCACAGAAAAACCAAATTGCCAATTTGCTTAACTTTTGGGTCACCCTTACTTGGCGATCAAGGCCTTCAAAAAGCCATATTATCACGCTCCAATTGGGCTTCATGCTTTGTGCATGTAGTCTCAACGCAAGACCCGATCCCCGGATTGTTCCTCACACCCCACAACACCATCGACTCGGAGTCAAATTCCGAAAGTAAATATAAGTCTTTTGGTTTATATCTCTTTTGCTCTGTATCTGGTGTTGCTTGTTTCTCCCAACCCGAGTTTGTCCTGGAACTATTAGGGTCCTTTAGTTCACAGAATCGACACTTGAATGACTATGGATTGGTTTTGGAAGGCCTTAAAGGTAAGGCCATTGTGAGAGGCACACATCTAGCTGGATTTGATAACAATACATTGCGCACTGGGATCATATTACAACTACAGGCAATTGGAATGCATGATATGCAG CTGCAGAAAAATGAGTTGATCAGAAGAATCGAAACAAAGCAGAAGGAATCCTTGGAACACAAAGCTAATTATGAAGTTGGTTTAGATGAGAATTTGAAGAAGATGAAAATAGCAATGGCCTATATGGAGTGGTACAAGAAGGTGACAAGGACTAGAGGAGGTTACTACGACTCGTACAAAAGTCCAACTGAAAGCGGAGAAATAAGAAGTAAAGCAAATCTGGTACCGCACCAAATAACTCTAACCAAGAGTTGGACACATACCGTCAATGAAGCAAAGAAAACTGATGGAAAATATCTTCAGTTTCGCCTCCTCATGGCAGGAAATAACTATAGGAGGATGGTGGAACCACTTGAAATAGCAAAGTACTACAAACAAGGCCTGAAAGACTATTGGGCTGGAGGAAGATCAGAGCATTATATTTTGTTGGAGAAATGGTTGAATGATGCCAACTCCAGCTTCCCTCAAAAACAGGATAATATGCCAACCACGAGAACCGAACCTTGTAGTTTTAATGAGGATTCTTGCTTTTGGGCACATGTGGAAGAGGCCTTAATTTTGGTCAATATGTTATGCGATGAGGAGAGCTCTCCCCAGAATGAGCAACTATTCAGAAAACTGAAGCACTTCGAGGACTATGTCATGGATTCAAAAAATAAACATATACTAGACCCTGAGGTTTTCCTGGAACAAAGCAGCTTTATGAAATGGTGGGGCATTTACAGTGCTCACAAAGGAACTTCTTACGATTCTCCTTTGGCTAAATTTATGGGGGATAAAGAATATGAAGCTTTGTTGAGGGCCTTGTAG
- the LOC141712035 gene encoding uncharacterized protein LOC141712035 codes for MAAMNTLFLLLLSLLTVSTMVSSKDDGLLEAGYSIVQPSPAVPVKTPLPPSVGVEVTPPPAPPVKPPVLAPPVKPPPVAPQPPPPRNTKECYPPCVVRCKLHSRKNVCLRACVTCCDRCKCVPPGQYGNKEKCGKCYANMTTHGGRPKCP; via the exons ATGGCTGCCATGAATACTCTCTTTCTTCTCTTGCTCTCCCTTCTTACAGTTTCAACAATG GTTTCTTCAAAAGATGATGGCCTGTTGGAG GCTGGCTACTCCATAGTACAACCGTCTCCTGCTGTTCCAGTTAAGACACCACTGCCACCTTCAGTTGGAGTCGAGGTAACACCGCCACCAGCTCCGCCAGTCAAGCCACCCGTTCTTGCTCCCCCGGTTAAGCCACCACCTGTAGCTCCCCAGCCCCCACCGCCAAGAAACACAAAAG AATGTTATCCTCCATGTGTGGTGAGATGCAAATTGCATTCAAGAAAGAATGTATGCCTGAGAGCTTGTGTTACATGCTGTGACAGATGCAAATGTGTTCCTCCTGGCCAATATGGTAACAAAGAAAAGTGTGGCAAGTGCTATGCTAACATGACCACTCATGGCGGAAGACCAAAGTGCCCCTAA
- the LOC141712036 gene encoding ankyrin repeat domain-containing protein EMB506, chloroplastic isoform X1: MASTLVTTSLFSSRMFPATAVVVRGGCSTSCRTLNLFDIWRHARVPLRGPISNFPVAAKTREFLVCATFSANLNELWEDPNQVSDSEDEVEVEDEDAEVVENDLGFESDWEADKGVVQIPNRIAEMSASNYEEDLIKEVEQLLEPEEKAILHHNKSPDLKKISSSKWNSLHTLALAGQIPYMDLLLKEGFGIDLVDKDGLTALHQAIIGKKEAVISHLLRKGANPHARDLDGATPLHYAVQVGAIQTVKLLIKNMVDVNVTDNEGWTPLHVAIQSRNRDIAKLLLVSGADKTITNKDGKTPLDLSICYGKDFKSYDLAKLVKLVPYNG; this comes from the exons ATGGCCTCGACATTAGTTACTACGAGTTTATTTTCATCCCGAATGTTTCCAGCTACAGCTGTTGTTGTTAGAGGTGGCTGTTCAACTAGTTGCCGCACATTGAATTTATTCGATATATGGAGACATGCAAGAGTGCCGTTAAGAGGACCGATTAGTAATTTTCCTGTTGCTGCAAAAACCAGGGAATTTTTGGTCTGTGCTACATTTTCGGCAAACCTTAATGAACTCTGGGAGGATCCTAATCAAGTTAGTGACAGTGAGGATGAAGTTGAAGTTGAAGACGAGGACGCTGAAGTGGTAGAAAATGATTTAGGTTTTGAGAGTGACTGGGAAGCAGATAAGGGTGTTGTTCAAATTCCCAATAGAATTGCTGAAATGTCAGCAAGCAACTACGAGGAAGATCTCATTAAAG AGGTTGAACAGCTTTTGGAACCAGAGGAAAAAGCAATTTTGCATCATAATAAGTCTCCTGACTTGAAGAAGATATCAAGT TCAAAGTGGAACTCTCTACATACACTTGCTTTAGCAGGGCAAATACCTTACATGGACTTGCTTCTTAAAGAAGGGTTTGGTATTGACCTTGTTGATAAG GATGGTTTGACAGCTCTTCATCAAGCAATAATTGGTAAAAAGGAGGCAGTAATAAGTCATCTCTTGAGAAAGGGAGCAAATCCTCATGCCAGAGACTTG GATGGTGCCACCCCACTTCATTATGCAGTTCAAGTAGGCGCAATTCAAACTGTGAAGTTGCTGATCAAAAACATGGTTGATGTAAACGTAACTGATAAT GAAGGGTGGACACCATTGCATGTTGCGATACAAAGTAGAAATAGAGATATAGCCAAACTTTTATTGGTCAGCGGagctgacaagaccatcacaaATAAA GATGGTAAAACTCCTCTTGATCTTAGTATATGTTATGGAAAAGATTTCAAATCTTATGATCTTGCGAAGCTAGTGAAACTTGTACCATACAACGGGTAA
- the LOC141712036 gene encoding ankyrin repeat domain-containing protein EMB506, chloroplastic isoform X2, producing MASTLVTTSLFSSRMFPATAVVVRGGCSTSCRTLNLFDIWRHARVPLRGPISNFPVAAKTREFLVCATFSANLNELWEDPNQVSDSEDEVEVEDEDAEVVENDLGFESDWEADKGVVQIPNRIAEMSASNYEEDLIKEVEQLLEPEEKAILHHNKSPDLKKISSSKWNSLHTLALAGQIPYMDLLLKEGFGIDLVDKDGLTALHQAIIGKKEAVISHLLRKGANPHARDLDGATPLHYAVQVGAIQTVKLLIKNMVDVNVTDNDGKTPLDLSICYGKDFKSYDLAKLVKLVPYNG from the exons ATGGCCTCGACATTAGTTACTACGAGTTTATTTTCATCCCGAATGTTTCCAGCTACAGCTGTTGTTGTTAGAGGTGGCTGTTCAACTAGTTGCCGCACATTGAATTTATTCGATATATGGAGACATGCAAGAGTGCCGTTAAGAGGACCGATTAGTAATTTTCCTGTTGCTGCAAAAACCAGGGAATTTTTGGTCTGTGCTACATTTTCGGCAAACCTTAATGAACTCTGGGAGGATCCTAATCAAGTTAGTGACAGTGAGGATGAAGTTGAAGTTGAAGACGAGGACGCTGAAGTGGTAGAAAATGATTTAGGTTTTGAGAGTGACTGGGAAGCAGATAAGGGTGTTGTTCAAATTCCCAATAGAATTGCTGAAATGTCAGCAAGCAACTACGAGGAAGATCTCATTAAAG AGGTTGAACAGCTTTTGGAACCAGAGGAAAAAGCAATTTTGCATCATAATAAGTCTCCTGACTTGAAGAAGATATCAAGT TCAAAGTGGAACTCTCTACATACACTTGCTTTAGCAGGGCAAATACCTTACATGGACTTGCTTCTTAAAGAAGGGTTTGGTATTGACCTTGTTGATAAG GATGGTTTGACAGCTCTTCATCAAGCAATAATTGGTAAAAAGGAGGCAGTAATAAGTCATCTCTTGAGAAAGGGAGCAAATCCTCATGCCAGAGACTTG GATGGTGCCACCCCACTTCATTATGCAGTTCAAGTAGGCGCAATTCAAACTGTGAAGTTGCTGATCAAAAACATGGTTGATGTAAACGTAACTGATAAT GATGGTAAAACTCCTCTTGATCTTAGTATATGTTATGGAAAAGATTTCAAATCTTATGATCTTGCGAAGCTAGTGAAACTTGTACCATACAACGGGTAA